From Arcticibacter tournemirensis, one genomic window encodes:
- a CDS encoding glycosylase produces the protein MRFKIALIAILVVLSGMSLKGQTVGDEKMQEVYKEIKTPYKYGLVLVPSDDSQKMDCPSVFRKGKNWYMTYVIFNGRGYETWMAKSKDLLHWEQQGRLMSFGDSTEWDGSQRAGYIALQDTKWGGSYKLKQHDGKYWMSYFGGADKGYEAGDLGISMAYTTQDPSKPHEWTRFDKPFFTSKDADVRWWENRKLFKSSVIYDQKKLTGHPFVMYYNANGDSAKNNIKTRWFERIGMAVSDDMVNWKRFNEEPVMHHPVGITGDAVLQKIDDLWVMFYFGAFWQDRKGAFNRFACSYDLVNWTDWTGDNLIEPSEHYDSLYAHKSFVVKHKGVVYHFYCAVNKKDQRGIAVATSKDLGKSVVRFVGK, from the coding sequence ATGAGATTTAAGATTGCCTTGATAGCTATACTGGTCGTTTTAAGCGGCATGTCTTTAAAAGGACAAACGGTAGGTGACGAGAAAATGCAGGAGGTGTATAAGGAAATTAAGACTCCCTATAAATATGGTCTTGTGCTGGTACCGTCAGATGATTCGCAAAAAATGGATTGTCCCAGTGTTTTTAGAAAAGGAAAGAACTGGTACATGACCTATGTTATCTTCAACGGCCGCGGGTATGAAACCTGGATGGCGAAAAGTAAGGACCTTCTGCATTGGGAGCAGCAGGGCCGCCTGATGTCGTTTGGTGATAGCACGGAATGGGACGGCAGTCAGCGGGCCGGATATATAGCCTTGCAGGATACGAAATGGGGGGGAAGTTATAAGTTGAAGCAGCATGACGGAAAATACTGGATGTCGTATTTCGGAGGAGCCGACAAAGGCTATGAAGCCGGCGACCTTGGGATTAGTATGGCTTACACAACACAGGATCCTTCAAAGCCTCATGAATGGACCCGGTTTGATAAACCTTTTTTTACATCAAAGGACGCGGACGTACGTTGGTGGGAGAACAGAAAGCTGTTTAAGAGTAGTGTAATATACGACCAAAAGAAGCTGACAGGACATCCTTTCGTGATGTATTATAATGCTAATGGCGATTCGGCTAAAAATAATATTAAAACACGGTGGTTCGAACGGATTGGCATGGCTGTTTCTGATGATATGGTTAACTGGAAACGGTTTAACGAGGAGCCTGTGATGCACCACCCGGTAGGGATAACCGGTGATGCTGTTCTGCAAAAGATTGACGACCTCTGGGTGATGTTCTATTTTGGTGCGTTCTGGCAGGATAGAAAGGGTGCATTCAACCGATTCGCCTGTTCTTATGACCTCGTGAACTGGACAGACTGGACTGGTGATAATCTGATAGAGCCCTCTGAACACTATGACAGCCTCTATGCCCATAAGTCATTTGTTGTAAAGCATAAAGGTGTGGTATATCACTTTTACTGCGCCGTGAACAAGAAAGACCAGCGGGGAATTGCGGTTGCAACTTCTAAAGATCTGGGTAAAAGCGTGGTGAGGTTTGTTGGGAAGTGA
- a CDS encoding family 78 glycoside hydrolase catalytic domain translates to MRKLTTLSLLFLFISVCSFGQGLMVENLRCEFKKDPVGVDIKTPRLSWQISSERRNVLQTAYQVLVADNAKALSANLGNVWDSKKLVSGASIQVKYEGKALLPAKSYFWKVRVWDDKGRVSAWSKVASWQTGLFAAGDWKGARWIAYEKLPDSEKIVPAIHGKGGKNLSPSNNVLPLFRKDFTVKAGVKRATVFISGLGHFEMSLNGRKTGDHFLDPGWTKYDKEAIYVTFDVTGQLKEGKNAIGVMLGNGFYYTPRDKRYRKLTSAFGYPKMICRVLLEYQNGTTENILSDATWKTSPGPVTYSSIYGGEDYDARKEQTGWNTAVFNDKAWKPVILTDGPPVLKSQMADPLKTFERFVPVDTMKIGGTSYVFDLGQNASGIPEIAVQGKKGDTVRITPAELLNDDNTANQKATGKPVYYDYILKGEGVETWTPRFTYYGYRYLQIDGAVPQGMENVTDKPVLKAVRGLHTRNAAERAGEFTSSNDLFNRASKLIDWAIRSNLVSVFTDCPHRERLGWQEQVHLVGNSIRYNYHIANLCRKVLSDLRTAQTPEGLIPGTVPEYTVMDFSGGVFRDSPEWGSNAIILPWYLYEWYGDREALESSYQMMQRYLEYLSSKASGYIISYGLSDWYDIGPQRSGFSQMTPMGLTATAYYYYDLVILQKAALLLGKKADAAKYAALASEVKLAFNKKFYDKEKKQYGSGSQTSNAMAVYMNLVDPEDKDAVVDNIVKDIRDRNNSLTAGDIGFRYLIQVLADAGRSDVIYDMNSNTEVPGYGYQLAKGATALTESWVASPAVSNNHFMLGHILEWFYSDLAGIRPAENSVAFNRIVIHPELVGDITSGGADHYSPYGLISSRWTKTANEFELTIKIPVNTKAEVWLPAEQASMIMEGGRPLTTSSEILLKAVVKGKTVLEVGSGVYRFTVKIS, encoded by the coding sequence ATGCGCAAACTAACTACTCTTTCCTTGCTTTTCCTTTTTATTTCTGTATGTTCCTTTGGGCAAGGGCTGATGGTGGAGAACCTGCGCTGTGAATTTAAAAAAGATCCTGTTGGGGTTGATATAAAGACGCCGCGGCTGAGCTGGCAAATCAGTTCTGAGCGACGGAACGTGTTGCAAACTGCGTATCAGGTATTAGTTGCTGACAACGCGAAAGCGCTTTCTGCTAACCTCGGAAATGTCTGGGATTCAAAGAAGCTTGTTTCAGGGGCTTCGATTCAGGTAAAGTATGAGGGTAAAGCCTTGCTTCCTGCGAAAAGTTATTTCTGGAAAGTGCGGGTTTGGGATGATAAAGGCCGTGTATCAGCCTGGAGCAAGGTGGCTTCATGGCAAACTGGTTTGTTTGCTGCCGGCGACTGGAAGGGTGCAAGATGGATTGCCTATGAGAAATTACCTGATTCTGAAAAGATTGTGCCTGCTATACATGGTAAGGGGGGCAAAAATCTTAGTCCTTCTAATAATGTCTTGCCTCTGTTTCGTAAGGATTTTACCGTAAAGGCCGGGGTGAAACGGGCAACGGTGTTTATTTCGGGACTGGGTCACTTTGAAATGAGCCTGAACGGACGGAAAACCGGCGATCATTTCCTTGATCCGGGATGGACTAAATATGATAAGGAAGCTATATATGTCACCTTCGATGTGACCGGTCAGCTGAAGGAGGGAAAGAATGCGATAGGAGTGATGCTGGGGAATGGTTTTTACTATACTCCGCGGGATAAACGCTACCGCAAGCTCACCAGCGCCTTTGGTTATCCTAAAATGATCTGTCGCGTTCTGCTGGAATATCAGAATGGTACAACAGAAAATATCCTGAGTGACGCCACCTGGAAAACATCGCCGGGCCCTGTTACCTATAGCAGTATTTATGGCGGGGAGGATTACGATGCGCGGAAGGAACAAACTGGCTGGAATACAGCAGTGTTTAATGATAAGGCGTGGAAGCCGGTCATTCTTACAGACGGACCTCCTGTGCTGAAATCGCAGATGGCCGATCCCCTGAAGACTTTTGAGCGTTTCGTTCCTGTGGATACGATGAAGATCGGCGGGACAAGTTACGTGTTCGACCTTGGTCAGAATGCTTCGGGTATCCCGGAAATTGCAGTACAGGGAAAGAAGGGCGACACGGTAAGAATAACGCCTGCCGAATTACTCAATGACGACAATACGGCTAATCAGAAAGCAACGGGTAAACCGGTGTATTACGACTATATTTTGAAGGGAGAGGGTGTAGAAACCTGGACCCCCCGCTTTACTTATTACGGATACAGGTACCTCCAGATTGACGGAGCGGTGCCCCAAGGGATGGAAAATGTTACTGACAAGCCGGTACTGAAAGCGGTAAGGGGGCTGCACACAAGGAATGCAGCGGAAAGGGCCGGCGAGTTTACTTCTTCGAATGATCTTTTTAACCGCGCCAGTAAGCTGATCGACTGGGCTATCCGCAGTAATTTGGTCAGCGTTTTTACTGATTGCCCGCACCGCGAACGCCTTGGATGGCAGGAACAGGTGCATCTTGTGGGTAACTCTATTCGCTACAATTATCATATTGCCAATCTCTGCAGGAAGGTTTTAAGCGATCTGAGAACAGCGCAGACGCCTGAAGGGTTAATTCCTGGCACGGTGCCTGAATATACGGTAATGGATTTTTCGGGTGGTGTTTTTCGTGATTCGCCTGAATGGGGAAGTAATGCCATTATTCTTCCCTGGTATCTCTATGAGTGGTATGGCGACAGAGAGGCGCTTGAAAGCTCTTATCAGATGATGCAGCGATACCTCGAATATCTCAGCAGCAAAGCTTCAGGATATATTATTTCCTACGGCTTAAGCGACTGGTATGATATCGGTCCGCAGCGTTCAGGGTTTTCGCAGATGACTCCGATGGGGTTAACTGCAACTGCCTACTATTATTATGATCTTGTCATTCTTCAAAAGGCTGCCCTTCTTCTCGGAAAGAAAGCCGATGCCGCAAAGTATGCAGCACTGGCGTCAGAAGTGAAACTTGCCTTCAATAAGAAATTCTACGACAAGGAAAAGAAACAGTACGGCAGCGGAAGTCAGACATCCAATGCCATGGCAGTGTACATGAACCTTGTTGATCCGGAGGATAAGGACGCGGTAGTTGATAATATTGTGAAGGATATCCGTGACAGGAATAACAGCCTCACGGCGGGCGACATCGGTTTCCGTTATCTGATCCAGGTGCTGGCAGACGCCGGAAGATCGGACGTGATCTATGATATGAACAGCAATACGGAGGTGCCGGGATACGGTTATCAGCTGGCTAAGGGCGCTACAGCGCTCACCGAGTCGTGGGTGGCTTCCCCGGCGGTTTCCAACAATCATTTTATGCTGGGGCATATTCTTGAATGGTTTTACAGCGACCTTGCAGGTATCAGGCCGGCAGAGAATTCGGTAGCGTTCAACCGGATCGTAATTCATCCTGAACTCGTGGGGGATATTACTTCGGGAGGTGCAGATCATTATTCCCCCTACGGACTGATCTCCAGTCGCTGGACGAAAACGGCAAATGAATTTGAGCTAACCATAAAAATTCCGGTGAACACAAAGGCTGAAGTCTGGCTGCCTGCAGAGCAGGCATCAATGATTATGGAGGGAGGCAGACCGCTTACCACCAGCAGCGAAATATTATTGAAGGCCGTTGTTAAAGGAAAGACTGTTTTAGAAGTTGGCTCGGGAGTGTATCGGTTTACAGTAAAAATCAGTTAG
- a CDS encoding ATP-binding protein, with protein MEKLKEKYYKKIDNIPLRFTRYLMKKIDWSNRIIGIKGARGAGKTTFLLQYIRLYLPQDNKTLYVSLDDLYFTENKLIDFADTFVKQGGEYLLLDEVHRYPNWSQEIKNIYDDHPDLKVIFTGSSILHIDKARGDLSRRAVMYELSGLSFREFINYTTDANLEAVELKELLSNHTSIARSIVKKLRPLEHFQNYLRYGYYPYFAENINLYPQKLAETISLALSTDLPAMYEISNASIEKMRLLLYILAESVPFKPNISKLSERIGISRNSLLNFLRYLEDMRVIRSVYSSIHGIGLLQKPEKIYLYHPNIHYALASNDSNVGNIRECFFLNQVQTTEKITYPSEGDFKVDDLVFEIGGKGKNTKQVKHMQDYRIVSDDIEIGSDIKIPLWLFGFLY; from the coding sequence ATGGAAAAACTTAAAGAAAAGTATTATAAGAAAATAGATAATATCCCCCTCCGTTTTACGCGATATTTAATGAAAAAAATCGATTGGAGTAACCGTATAATAGGGATAAAAGGTGCACGCGGCGCCGGAAAGACAACGTTTCTGCTACAATATATACGCCTGTATTTACCTCAGGACAATAAAACTTTGTACGTCAGTCTCGACGACTTATATTTTACAGAGAATAAACTTATAGATTTTGCGGATACATTTGTTAAGCAAGGCGGAGAATACCTTCTTCTTGACGAGGTTCACCGGTATCCAAACTGGTCGCAGGAAATAAAAAATATTTATGACGATCATCCGGATTTAAAAGTCATATTTACAGGATCATCTATATTACATATCGATAAAGCAAGGGGTGATTTGAGCAGAAGGGCCGTAATGTATGAATTATCCGGTCTTTCTTTTCGTGAGTTTATTAACTACACGACCGATGCAAACTTAGAAGCTGTTGAACTTAAGGAGCTGCTCAGCAATCATACAAGCATTGCCCGCTCTATAGTAAAGAAATTACGACCGCTTGAGCATTTTCAGAATTACCTTCGCTACGGTTATTATCCTTACTTCGCAGAAAACATAAATCTATATCCCCAAAAGCTCGCCGAGACTATTTCTCTTGCCCTCAGTACCGATTTACCGGCAATGTACGAGATTAGCAATGCAAGTATTGAAAAAATGAGATTACTACTGTATATTTTGGCAGAGTCAGTCCCATTTAAACCCAATATATCAAAGCTGAGTGAACGTATAGGAATCAGCAGAAATTCACTGCTCAACTTTCTCCGTTATCTCGAAGATATGCGGGTAATACGAAGTGTTTACAGCTCTATTCACGGTATCGGACTTTTGCAAAAGCCAGAAAAAATATATCTCTATCATCCAAACATTCACTATGCTTTAGCTAGCAACGATAGTAATGTCGGAAATATAAGAGAATGCTTCTTTTTAAATCAAGTTCAGACAACAGAAAAAATAACCTATCCGTCAGAAGGAGATTTTAAAGTAGATGATCTGGTATTCGAGATTGGAGGCAAGGGAAAAAACACAAAACAAGTTAAACACATGCAGGATTATCGTATAGTTTCCGACGATATTGAAATTGGTTCTGACATAAAAATTCCTTTGTGGCTATTTGGTTTTCTTTATTGA
- a CDS encoding AAA family ATPase, whose amino-acid sequence MPYLSEIKHPASLSDVYPFNIPALRNGLRLSLYSNVTFFVGENGSGKSTVLEGIAEKCGFGLRGGNRNHNFNTGYGFQGYESPLAQSLELVWRPRRINNGFFMRAESFFNFASYIDEIAREAPPGDRQKLLDAYGGKYLHEQSHGESFLALFDNHFDSGIYILDEPEAALSPARILALCR is encoded by the coding sequence ATGCCATACCTTTCAGAAATAAAACATCCTGCTTCTCTCTCTGATGTGTATCCGTTTAATATTCCTGCTTTGAGAAACGGATTGCGTTTATCATTATACAGCAACGTGACCTTTTTTGTCGGAGAGAACGGATCTGGAAAATCGACTGTTCTGGAGGGGATTGCAGAAAAGTGTGGTTTTGGCTTGAGGGGAGGGAACAGAAATCACAACTTCAATACGGGCTACGGGTTTCAGGGATATGAATCACCGCTGGCGCAGTCTCTTGAACTGGTGTGGAGGCCCAGAAGAATTAACAATGGCTTCTTTATGCGGGCGGAGAGCTTTTTTAATTTTGCTTCATATATTGATGAAATTGCCAGGGAAGCTCCCCCTGGTGATCGTCAAAAACTTCTTGATGCTTATGGCGGTAAATACCTGCATGAGCAATCGCATGGTGAATCTTTCCTCGCTTTATTTGATAATCACTTCGATTCAGGTATTTATATACTGGATGAGCCTGAAGCAGCCTTATCTCCGGCGCGGATACTCGCTTTATGTCGGTAA
- a CDS encoding RecQ family ATP-dependent DNA helicase: MESIVFFDTEIEPRNKKILDIGGIRGNDHRFHSASVSSFIRFINGAKFICGHNIINHDLKYLNGYLKEAGENSYTVIDTLLLSPLMFPTHPCHALLKDDKLQTEELNNPLNDAIKARDLFFDEVSTFNHLRHEQKQIFWLLLNHRPEFSGFFDYTGHYTSPQDAATLIRTTFQSEICSHADLEQIVNQWPVELAYCLALINSKKPNKLLPPWVVRQYPKAEWIIKVLRETPCPEGCNYCNKALDIYEGLKRHFGFTAYRSYGGQPLQEMAVKTAVNNKSLLAVFPTGGGKSITFQVPALMAGENSRALTMVISPLQSLMKDQVDNLEKAGSTVAVTINGLLDPIERAKSFERVEDGSASILYISPESLRSVSIERLLLGRKIARFVIDEAHCFSSWGQDFRVDYLYIGDFIRSLQEKKNSEEPIPVSCFTATAKRKVIEDILLYFKEKLSLDLEVFRTGTSRTNLHYRVLNRQDDTEKYNTLRGLIAEKDCPTIVYVSRTKRAGDLANQLTKDGFTALPYHGKMESSMKIRYQNDFLSGSARIMVATSAFGMGVDKKDVGMVIHYDISDSLENYVQEAGRAGRDENITAECYVLYNDDDLSKHFILHNQTKLGIKEIQQVWKAIKDLTKFRSAVSNSALEIARKAGWDDTIAEIETRVTTAIAALEDAGYIQRKQNMPRVFATSIVPRNAQDAIDKIHTSPRFNEEQRASAVRIIRKLFSAKSRKHATGETAESRIDYISDHLGITREKVIEVINLLREENILADSKDLTAFIRKGESRNRSLSVTETFFRVENFLLSAIHGDDQIYSFKELNEQAEEKAIENVTPNTIQTILNFWSIKKWISKRRGGFSKNHLKINWLISEEQAKEKFGRRRDLAGFIIGFLYSKAMADSPETDPGEEEILVEFSELELITEYNSQTALFQNRATSEDIEDALFYLSRIGALKLEGGFLVIYNKLTIDRLEKNNRAKYTLSDYQKLSQFYENKVQQIHIVGEYAQKMINDYKSALEFVDDYFQLNYSSFLNKYFKGDRQTEIKRTLTPAKFRQIVGDLSPAQLGIINDNTSKYIVVAAGPGSGKTRVLVHKLASLAMMEDIKLEHLLMIAFSRAAVTEFKKRLIGIIGNAANFIEIKTFHSYCFDLTGRVGNLEKSKDVIKEAVLKIQNGDVETSRITKTVLVIDEAQDMDADEYALVEALIQQNEDMRVIAVGDDDQNIYTFRGASSEYMEKLISEKGATKYELIENYRSENNLVQFTNKFAENISHRLKASPIVARRASNGTVRLISYNGGSLITPLVNDVLNTDLAGSTCVLTRTNEDALLVAGLLLKHNRQIKLVQAEEGINLRNLVEIRFFLKLLDHYDDVFIIQNEHWKQAIAELTGRFSKSSRLEMCLRLLKDFEEANTRAKYRSDLETFIIESKPEDFTSVTEDSILLSTIHQAKGKEFDQVFVLPGNCHTYDEDTKRLLYVGMTRAKKHLSIHTTDRFLQNIKGENIIRIKDDTTYPPPNQILLQLTYKDVWLDYFISRQQSLSRLTSGDLLLTGNDTCKTSDGIPVLVFSKKFQQTITDMQAKGFTMTSARINYILYWTKEETEQEIKIVLPEVHFER; this comes from the coding sequence ATGGAGTCAATTGTCTTTTTTGATACTGAAATCGAACCCCGCAATAAAAAAATACTGGATATCGGTGGTATTCGCGGGAATGACCATCGTTTTCATTCAGCTTCCGTCAGCTCCTTTATCAGGTTTATTAACGGCGCGAAATTCATCTGCGGACATAACATTATCAATCACGACCTGAAATACCTTAACGGGTATCTTAAGGAAGCCGGAGAGAACAGCTATACTGTTATTGACACTCTGCTTCTTTCCCCGCTGATGTTTCCTACTCACCCATGCCATGCATTGCTGAAAGACGACAAACTTCAAACCGAGGAGTTGAACAATCCTCTTAACGATGCTATAAAAGCTAGAGATCTCTTTTTTGATGAAGTGTCAACCTTTAACCATCTAAGGCATGAACAGAAGCAGATCTTCTGGCTATTGCTGAACCATCGTCCTGAATTCAGCGGATTTTTTGATTACACCGGACATTATACAAGCCCCCAGGATGCCGCAACGCTTATCCGGACGACGTTTCAGTCTGAAATCTGCAGCCACGCAGATCTGGAGCAGATCGTGAACCAATGGCCGGTAGAGCTGGCTTATTGCCTTGCACTCATTAACAGCAAAAAACCCAATAAGCTGCTGCCTCCATGGGTTGTCAGGCAATACCCCAAAGCAGAATGGATTATAAAGGTTCTTCGCGAAACTCCCTGCCCCGAAGGATGCAATTACTGTAATAAAGCTTTGGACATTTACGAAGGACTGAAAAGACATTTCGGGTTCACTGCCTACCGCAGCTATGGAGGGCAGCCCCTCCAGGAGATGGCAGTAAAGACCGCCGTTAACAATAAGTCATTATTGGCTGTATTCCCTACCGGCGGAGGCAAGTCCATCACCTTCCAGGTGCCTGCTCTTATGGCCGGCGAAAACTCACGAGCTCTTACCATGGTGATCTCGCCCTTACAGTCGCTGATGAAAGACCAGGTAGATAACCTGGAAAAAGCAGGGAGCACGGTTGCGGTTACCATTAACGGATTACTTGACCCGATTGAGCGTGCTAAATCTTTTGAACGAGTGGAAGACGGATCAGCATCAATCCTCTATATTTCCCCTGAATCCTTACGTTCGGTGAGCATCGAACGACTGTTACTTGGCAGAAAGATAGCCCGCTTTGTAATAGATGAAGCCCATTGTTTCTCGTCATGGGGACAGGATTTCAGAGTAGACTACCTGTATATCGGCGATTTCATCCGTTCACTTCAGGAGAAGAAAAACAGCGAAGAACCTATTCCCGTTTCCTGCTTTACCGCAACGGCTAAGCGGAAAGTGATAGAAGACATCCTTCTCTACTTCAAGGAGAAGTTGTCTCTCGATCTGGAGGTGTTCAGGACCGGGACCTCAAGAACCAATCTCCACTATCGTGTACTTAACCGGCAGGACGACACTGAGAAATACAATACATTGAGGGGACTCATCGCAGAAAAGGATTGTCCTACCATTGTATATGTCTCAAGGACAAAGAGAGCGGGCGACCTTGCCAATCAGTTAACCAAAGACGGATTCACAGCTCTTCCCTACCACGGAAAGATGGAGTCATCAATGAAAATCCGTTACCAGAATGATTTCCTTTCAGGATCTGCCCGCATTATGGTAGCCACTTCGGCCTTCGGAATGGGTGTAGATAAAAAAGATGTCGGAATGGTCATCCACTATGATATTTCTGACTCTCTTGAAAATTATGTTCAGGAAGCCGGAAGAGCGGGCAGGGATGAAAATATCACTGCGGAATGCTATGTATTATATAATGATGACGACCTCTCCAAACATTTCATCCTGCACAACCAAACCAAACTGGGGATTAAAGAAATACAGCAGGTTTGGAAAGCGATAAAAGATCTGACAAAATTCAGGTCGGCTGTATCAAATTCAGCTCTTGAAATAGCCCGTAAGGCTGGCTGGGATGATACGATCGCTGAAATAGAGACAAGGGTAACTACAGCTATTGCCGCACTTGAAGACGCTGGCTATATACAGCGCAAACAAAATATGCCCCGGGTGTTTGCAACAAGTATTGTTCCCCGTAACGCACAGGATGCGATCGACAAGATACATACCTCACCGAGGTTCAACGAAGAACAGCGGGCAAGTGCCGTAAGGATCATCAGGAAATTGTTCTCGGCTAAAAGCAGGAAACACGCAACCGGCGAAACGGCAGAATCGCGGATTGATTACATTTCCGATCATCTGGGAATCACCCGGGAGAAGGTGATAGAGGTGATTAACCTGCTCAGGGAGGAGAACATCCTTGCGGATTCAAAAGACCTGACCGCCTTTATCAGAAAAGGAGAAAGCAGGAACCGCTCCTTAAGCGTCACAGAGACCTTCTTCCGGGTCGAAAACTTTCTGTTGTCTGCCATCCATGGTGATGATCAGATTTACTCATTTAAGGAGCTGAATGAACAGGCTGAAGAAAAGGCAATAGAAAATGTGACCCCCAACACGATACAGACCATCCTCAACTTCTGGTCGATAAAGAAATGGATATCCAAAAGAAGAGGCGGCTTCTCGAAGAACCACTTAAAAATAAACTGGCTGATCAGCGAAGAACAGGCAAAAGAAAAGTTTGGAAGGCGCCGTGACCTTGCAGGTTTTATTATTGGATTTCTTTACAGCAAGGCGATGGCCGACAGTCCGGAAACCGATCCGGGAGAGGAAGAAATACTGGTTGAGTTCTCCGAGCTTGAACTCATAACCGAATACAACAGCCAGACTGCTCTTTTTCAAAACAGGGCTACTTCAGAAGATATTGAAGATGCTTTATTTTATCTTTCAAGGATCGGCGCGCTGAAGCTGGAAGGAGGTTTCCTGGTTATCTATAATAAACTGACGATCGACAGGCTTGAGAAAAATAACAGGGCAAAATACACCCTGTCCGACTATCAGAAGCTAAGCCAGTTCTACGAGAATAAAGTTCAGCAGATCCACATCGTGGGGGAATATGCTCAAAAAATGATCAATGACTATAAGAGCGCGCTGGAGTTCGTCGACGATTACTTCCAACTGAACTATTCGTCCTTTCTTAATAAATATTTTAAAGGTGACAGGCAGACCGAGATAAAAAGGACACTCACACCGGCTAAATTCAGGCAGATTGTGGGCGACCTTTCACCGGCGCAACTCGGGATAATTAATGACAACACTTCTAAATACATTGTCGTAGCCGCAGGGCCCGGCAGCGGAAAGACCAGGGTACTCGTTCATAAGCTCGCATCCCTGGCAATGATGGAAGACATCAAGCTGGAACATCTGCTGATGATCGCTTTTTCAAGAGCAGCTGTGACCGAATTCAAGAAACGGCTTATCGGCATTATCGGAAACGCAGCCAACTTTATCGAAATTAAAACATTTCATTCCTATTGCTTCGACCTGACCGGGAGAGTCGGCAATCTCGAAAAGTCGAAGGATGTCATCAAAGAAGCCGTTCTCAAAATACAAAATGGGGATGTTGAAACGAGCCGCATTACTAAAACTGTTCTCGTTATTGATGAAGCTCAGGATATGGATGCTGATGAATATGCCCTTGTTGAAGCCCTTATACAGCAAAACGAAGATATGAGGGTGATTGCCGTAGGCGACGACGACCAGAACATTTATACATTCCGCGGTGCCAGTTCTGAATATATGGAAAAGCTGATTTCCGAAAAAGGAGCAACAAAATATGAACTTATTGAAAACTACCGGAGTGAAAATAATCTTGTTCAGTTCACTAATAAATTTGCGGAGAACATATCGCACAGGCTAAAGGCAAGTCCAATTGTGGCCAGACGGGCTTCAAACGGAACCGTCCGCCTGATCAGCTATAACGGAGGCAGCCTCATTACTCCGCTTGTAAATGATGTACTGAATACCGACCTGGCCGGCAGCACCTGTGTCCTCACACGGACAAATGAAGACGCCCTGCTCGTTGCCGGATTGCTACTGAAACACAACCGCCAGATAAAACTCGTCCAGGCTGAAGAGGGAATAAACCTGCGAAATCTCGTTGAAATCCGTTTTTTCCTTAAACTGCTGGATCACTACGATGATGTTTTTATCATTCAGAACGAACACTGGAAACAAGCAATCGCAGAGCTGACAGGCAGGTTCAGCAAAAGCTCCAGGCTGGAGATGTGCCTTCGTCTCCTAAAGGACTTTGAAGAAGCTAACACCAGGGCAAAATACCGCAGCGATCTTGAAACTTTCATCATTGAATCTAAGCCAGAAGACTTTACCTCTGTCACAGAAGATTCTATTCTGCTCTCCACCATTCACCAGGCAAAGGGCAAAGAGTTTGATCAGGTTTTTGTACTCCCCGGCAATTGCCATACGTATGATGAAGACACCAAAAGGCTCCTGTATGTGGGAATGACAAGGGCTAAAAAACACCTTTCCATTCATACCACCGACAGATTTCTTCAAAATATCAAAGGCGAAAATATTATAAGGATAAAGGATGATACTACTTATCCCCCGCCTAATCAGATATTACTCCAGCTTACTTACAAAGATGTGTGGCTCGACTATTTTATATCACGACAGCAATCTTTATCACGTCTGACCTCCGGAGATTTGCTTCTCACCGGAAATGATACATGCAAAACATCTGACGGGATTCCGGTATTAGTGTTCTCAAAAAAATTCCAGCAAACAATTACCGACATGCAGGCCAAAGGCTTTACCATGACCTCTGCCAGAATAAATTACATTCTTTACTGGACTAAAGAGGAGACGGAACAGGAGATCAAAATCGTACTTCCGGAGGTACATTTTGAGAGGTAA
- a CDS encoding SusF/SusE family outer membrane protein, translating into MKRSALLSISERFTNNYSSKISDYYSKNTEMNINIKKLLYGMIPAVLILMMASTGCSKKLEAGDPLPLIYKNVYLVGDATPAGWNIDSAKAMTRSTENTDIFTWTGPLKAGEIKFPTLRNWSSDSFMSLVAGQPITDSKAQLAPNARPDIHWKLTASEAGNYKITLDIRIPTVSFEKVQN; encoded by the coding sequence ATGAAGCGTTCCGCTCTTCTCAGTATCAGCGAACGCTTCACTAATAACTATTCAAGTAAAATAAGTGATTATTATTCTAAGAATACCGAAATGAATATAAATATAAAAAAGTTACTTTATGGTATGATACCGGCCGTTTTGATATTGATGATGGCCAGCACCGGCTGTAGCAAGAAGTTAGAGGCTGGAGATCCGCTACCCCTGATCTACAAGAACGTCTATCTCGTTGGAGATGCCACACCAGCAGGATGGAACATAGACAGTGCTAAAGCAATGACAAGAAGCACCGAAAATACCGACATTTTTACCTGGACGGGTCCATTGAAGGCGGGAGAAATTAAATTTCCCACATTGCGAAACTGGAGTTCAGACTCTTTTATGTCTTTAGTCGCCGGTCAGCCAATTACCGACAGTAAAGCACAGCTTGCTCCGAACGCCCGTCCTGATATCCACTGGAAGCTCACCGCTTCGGAGGCTGGAAATTACAAGATTACCCTGGATATACGGATTCCGACAGTTTCGTTTGAAAAGGTGCAGAATTAG